The genomic DNA GAGGAAAGTGATGGGTAGTAATTTTACTGGAAAAGTGTCCCTGGGATGTGCCTGTGGCTGCAGCACCAACAACTCCCTGCTAATGAGAATAGTTTGGCCACAGCTGTGACTGGCAGGCAGGTCAACACCATCATGCAGAGCCAAGAAAGAGATTATGCTTATACTGGGCTGTGCATGACTCAAAGGAGTCAATGCATTATGCTACAGTGGGCACCATCTGGAGATCATTTAACTTCTGAGAGGGAAAAGGCATCATTTAGTGCCCTGATCTCCAGCACACATCAAACATTTCCTCACATAAATCCAGTTACTTACTTATTCTTAAAGATGGGCCCTGAGTGGAGGGAAAAAAGTTTAAGCACATTACTGTTTTTTGTCTATAAACTTGAACCATTCAAACAATCcttaaatgtcataaatgtaAGACACTGGAATACAATACTACTTACATACTCCAGCTGTAACCAAAAACACAAGTAACTGTAACCCAGCAGAAGCCCAAATGTGTGGTAAACAACACACTATGATAAGTATTGGTCATGAGTCTGTATGGTAATCTggtcagacacaaacacacagcttaATCACAGCTAAACCCAAGGAGGCTGTCAAAGTTGTCTCTGACATTCTGGACTAATAGTCCATCTCATGCTGCCCAAACTTGCCAAAAACCACTCGTCAACCGTGCGGAGGAAAGACGAGACAAATGATgtgaaacaaactgaaacatCTGAGTAACCGTGATTCCTGCAAACTACAAAAttatcaagatttttttttttttttttttttaaacgttccTTTAGTCGGACTTCAGCACTCACCCAGTGTTTCATGTTGGTTTAACTAATTTTATCTGGCTTTGCTTTTACAGACTTATGTAGATGGCTCTTACATGTCTAATACTTACGAAGTGCAAAAGCCTTCACTGTTAAATTTTATTTGAAACTGTGATAATGCAcactaatattattattattttccttttacttaGAGTCGTTTttaaagtgtatttttttaaatgaataaaatagatctATCAGTCCCAAACGGAGGGAACTTGTTAAATAAATCAATTTTGATATAGTCATACCCAATTAAACttgatatttttactttttaatgataattgttttattatttcaaaCAAGTATATCTACAAAAATGTGAATGCAGCAATAATATgcattgtttactttttcctgtAAGTCAGGCTCTGCCTGGTTCCACCGCCTGAGATTAATGCCACTTGACAATCTACTCGGCTCAAAAGTTCCCCTTAACAACAGAGCATTAGTCGACGCAGCCACACAGACCTAGATCTGCCAACGTCTCATTGGCTGCTGGATTCACGCGAGAACCAAGCGGCTCGCTGCCTCTCTGCTCGACTGGCTCTCTGACTCTGATAGCCTGTTGGTGCCACAGGGTACAGCTGTCCACCGAGGCAATGGTAGTAACTGAACCTGAGAACTGCCGCAAATATGGACTTGCTTCTGTTATACTTGGTACTTCTGGAAATGTACAAGCGTCTCTGGAATGGTGATCAAGAACTATACAAATTTACAGCCAACTTCAAACCAATAGTCGTTTGGAAAGACATAATACCAAGAGTGAatcaccccccccccttttttttttttaaatgacaagaTCTCACTGAACTGACTGTAAATTTATCCCTTGCACGAGTTCATGTTCCGCTCTCGATTCCCACAGTCGCTGCCTTCTCAGCACTAAAGACAACAAAAGAGGTCCCAACAATGCGCTACTCCAATAGGGTTGCCAGTCAGGTATTCTTTTCCTTGCAACACAGAGCTTCTTGAACAATAACAccaaggtaaaaaacaaacaaacacacacacacaaaaaaaaaaaacaatagaatGAAAATATTTGTTGGCTTAGCACACCTACTATACCCACAGCTTTAAATACATCATCCATTGTGTAAGAGCATTTTTTGTAACACGAATGAATTACAGTACGATTATCACAGAGATAGTCAATCATACTAATCTGACCTGCCCTATTGAGACACACAGCGTTATAAATCTACCTGCTAACACTTGATAAGATGTGTCACATTCTGATAGAATTCAAAAACTGATCACATTGTGTTTATAATTTAGGATCCTTTATAAGGTTTGCGTCACTCTTTTATTCTCACGAAAAAACTGCTGTGAAATCATAAAAGCCATAGtagatcatttaaaaaaagaaaagacttttATGACTAGGAGCTGATCTGCCTTGAGATTATCTAAGCAGCAGtgggaaaagcaaacaaactcaTATCAGTCGGTTAGAACTTGAAACGTGTGTGTATGGACGGTTAGTGAAccatatttctgtttttataataACATATTTAGGAAAAGACCCACTCTTACATGTTCATGAAGTCCCCTAAATGCTAAATGATACGCTACATGTGCACTTACCGGCATCATATTGGCAACTCTGCGGGATCACAATCAGCGGGCATCGGCAAGCTGACTTTTGACTTCCTCGCTTATCTTCTATGGCACCAACGGAGAGTCAGCAAAGATCCACCTTGCTAGTTATGGGCTCCGATTAACTCCAATGTTACAACCAAATGGGCCTCAGTCCTCACTGTAGACCAAAAACAGCTAATTACTTGAAGTACTACAAAGCCAAACACTTTAAGACATCTGACTCATACTACAAAAATAATATGTAATGTCACCAGCCGCAGGTATCAACTTAAATTGCCCAGGCGTGGCTCTGTGCAGCGGCTGCTGCTACAAACAAGCTAGCTCGCAAAGCAACGCCGAGGCAAACGAAAAGGCAATTACATGATATTACTACGCAGTGTCTGCAAATATACTCACCAATGTCAGAGACGAGTCATTGTTTCTGCGAAAAAAATCTCAGTTCTGCTACAGTGAAAGGCACGCAGCTAACCCAACCAGCTGTCAGCCAGCCAGCTAGCGTTATCTCCCCCGGTAAGGTGGTAGCTGTGTTAGCTGGAATCAGAGATGGCTAGAGGACGGTATGCACGTCGATGTCTCCGCTCTCGTCGGCCCTTTAGCTTGCATTGGCCGAACATCGGCACGAGCTGTCGACAGAgagggtggggtttttttttcaaaggaacaaaaataaaggtttaGTTCGTTTTTTCTACGTAGGCAGCGAATCATCACAAGCAGGTTAGCAGTGCTAGTTCACGAAAATACACATAGCTGGAATCCAGTTGTTGACGGTAGGAGGGGCAACGTAGAAAGTCAGGAATCTGACGTCACCACCAGCCATGTCAACTGCAAGCATACAGTGctatgaaaaagtatttgcgtcCTTTCCGAATTTTTACTTTTCTGCATATTTCTGCATATTTTCCACACTtatgtgtttcagatcattacatatgtttttttttatttaaattagacAAACATAAcccgagtaaatacaaaattaagtttttaaatgatgatttcatttattaagggaaaaaatCTATCTAAACTTATATGGCTCTATGTGAAAAAGTAGTTCCCTCTTGTTAAACTAACTTTggaattaactgtgattaaccatTTGCTCTGGAACACTGAGTTCAGTTTCACTAACCCAATTACCGCCAAATCACTAAACATGTTTAAGTGAAcctgacaaagtgaagtaggctaaaagatatcaaaaacacatcatgccacaatctaaagaaaataaagaatgaAAATCGAAGTCTTAATTGACATCATCAGCCTGGGACTGGGTACAAAACAATTTATACATGTTTGGGAACCAGATTGAAAgcataaaaagaacatcataccaaaagacaaacgtggtggtggtagtgtgaaggtttttgctgcttcaggatctgGACAACTTGTAGtaattgatggaaccatgaattgtGCTCTCTAGCAGAAAAttctgaaggagaatgtctggccttatgacttcttcagtctcaggtgACTGCAGGTTtacccaaccttataaacagtacatttgcataatgactgaaatccCACAAATACGGAAGAAGTCACTCGGATGAGcgacaaaatgttttttccacTGAAAACGCAATGTCCAGATGAATAGAATGATTTTTGAGGGAttttcttacctggatgattgagcacgcatcaaaacatggaaaaaatatgcagaaaaaaagcaaagaaaagaaaaaaagagaagaaaagcaaagaaagaaacgaGGAAGGGAtcgattttttttcacagcactatACCAGTATATTTAAAGGATTTTAACACACCAGGAAGTTGTGTTgttgtaggttttttttttttttttttttttggtaattcacataaaaacaaaagcatttggtCTGAGAAATTATGTCATTTGGTATGAATGATGCATGAGAGTCCCTTCCTGACTCTGACATGATGTTGTAGTTTCGGGCGCTTTCTTTATTGTTATAGTAAATTTAAGATGGCCTGAAGACCTTAAAtagagtttctttttttactttcctGTATTTCTCAGTAGAGACACATAAAACATATACACATTTCCATATATAACATTTTAATGGTAATTTGAATACAGTTAGATCCATAAGTATATTTAAACTGatacatttttttgtaattttgcctctgtaTATGACCACAGTGGATATGCAGGCAGACTTCAGGCAGTCTCTAACTGCAAAGGATTAACAAAATGTTCAATTTCAAATAAAGTTAATGTATCCGGTTACTTTTGAACCTCTGAAAATGAGGGACTATGTATAAAAAAGGCTGTAATTCCGAAACAGTTAACACAATGTTTTTGTAAAACCCCTTTAATTAAAGCTCAGAGTCTGTACTTCACTCACATCCTGAGTGATTTAAAATTAACTGTAGCGGTGgcaaaaatcacacacacacaaaaaagtttaATTGTCCAAAAACTTATGGCTGTAACTGTTTCCATATTGccattaaaatattatttatgaaATTGTTTTGTATTGTCTTTATATGTCGCTGGTGAGAAATGTAGGAAACTAAACACCAAGGAAATCTATTCAAGGTCTTCATGACATCATAAATCATGCCCCTAGCTGTAAATGCATACGTAAATGCATATCTCTGTGTATCACAGTATCAATATTTTCAAAGAGGAACAAATTCTATGAAGCATGTGTTACATAATATCTTTCTCAAACTACATCACTGTTGAATCATATAACATATTCAATAGCCAGCACAATAAGGTAGTTGAGCTCAGGAACCCAATACTCCTTACATCATGTCTCCTCTTACATCAGTCCTTAGATGGAAAGTTACGGTCCCTACATGTATTCAGACAGATGTGCCAACACTATCATAATATAAACCAAGAAACACATGAGAAATGTATGTGAGAAACAATGATGACGATACACAATAATACACAGTAAAAATGACTCATAGCAGATAAAAGTTTGGAGATGCGAAAGACATACAAGGGAGTGTTGCAGAGCTCTGAATTCTGCAAGTGCTCCTGTTCCTCCTCACCAGGAGATAGTTTTGACTCTTACTGCTGAATATTTGCCTTGGAGTCATGTCAGTGTCCTGTGTGAACAGTTTTGAAAATGCATGGACTGAAGTGACTCACCAGTTTACAGGAATGGAGCCCTTGGCAAATGATGTCATGCTAACACTTTTTGATGGTTCCTActttatcattttaaataagtaaaaaaaacaggCTGCGAGTCACCATATGAGGCCTGTTGATGCACGTGGACCCTCCATGTAATCTGCCATTGTGAGAGTTCCTATTGCATTACTGACATCAAGTGGCTCAGAGAAAGAACTGATCCGGTTAGAAAAAGTCTGACCCGCTGTGCGTTCTGACTTATTCTATTAATGAATGATATTTTTGAGTTAGAGATATAATGTATTGATAAACAAAATAGTAGCTAAACTGAAACTGTTTGCATTCATTTTCCAGTTTGAATTCTTGTGTTGCTTAGATAATTCTTGTAATGCTTTTTGTGTTGTTAGATGCTTATCGTTCCTTTCTGCTTATCCGTTCactgagttttttgtttgtttccgtATTTAGTTAAGCTATTTGCTATTTTCCTGTTTTAATATGAAAGTTGTCGTTTGTTCCTGCTTTGAGTTTTACTTCCTGCCTAGTTTGCACCTGTGTATTTTTCCCCCAGCTGTTTCCAGTTCCTTTATTAATCCTATGTGCATAAATAGTCCTGTCCTTTCCCTGAGTCTTTGTCATAAAATCTACACATCTTTccctgtgcttcctgttttttgGACTTGGCATACAGCCTGATGCAGGTTTATTTAACCCTGCATTTTGATCTGTGACAAAAACTTTGTGATGTGCACCACAAATGAAACAGATAAATAGTCATGAGGATTACTCTCTGGGGATAATGTCctctccacatcaaaaggagtcACTTGAGGTGAATCAGGCAACCTGCTAGAACGTCTCCTAGATGCCTCCTAGGTACAGTGTTTCTGGCTTGTCCAACCACATTGCTGGAGTCATGCAGTTAGCATTGCTAAAATCCAACACTCATGAAAGCATTTATATTGGCATGCTGGGCTCTTCCAAAAAAGATCCCAGCATGCCAATCAATAACTGGCTTTCTACTGTGACTAAAGAGTTAGTTCACTGAATTCTTTTCAGTGAAAGACACAGATGTGTTACTGAGTGGTCAAGTTTACAGATTTGAAGAGGAACTAACCAACAAACCCTTCATATTCTGCTAATTAACATGATCGTGAAAGCACTAATGGAAAGTTGAGCAGTTACAGTATAGGATACTGAAGGGCTGCATGTGTTGTACCTATGTTTGTAATAGGAGAGATTTGGAAGAGCAACCTTTAAAACAGAAATCATCTCCATTATTTGAAGCctttcaagattttttttattaatattcatGAATTCTATaccatttataaaaaaaagaaaacagaagtaaaaaaaattaatacaaaGAACTCTTCTCCACAACCAAGTCAGCATGCGGCATGGAGGAAAATATTCAAACGTATTAGCACCAGAATGCCAAACAGGCTGGAGAAGTCATGCAAAGTGCACTCAGTGCGGTGGACGCTAATTAAACAACCTGTAAGCAGCAAACAAGGTTGCTACACCTGCATCTGTTCATTTCACTTTGCCATGAGTCTTCAGCTGTGAAAGCACTTTGTCTACCTGCAACAGAGCAAAACTGAGGGTTAAGAGTATTCACATGTAGTAAATTCACTCATTTTAAAAGCTCTTCACTTTAAAAGAAGGTAGCACTTAAAGGTGTACACAACACACATAAAAGACCTAACATGGGAGAGAAGATGTGGCTTGTTTCTCATTTTGACATCAGAGAATGGCGTCAGTGATAATCTGCAATAATCTCTGATCTGATTTTTATTGAATTCCTTTAAAGCATAGACCGTGATAACAAATGAGAAACAAATGTTACCATGCCATATGTCTGTCTAgtgatattaaaaataaacagtcccAATTGAATTATTTTCCTTGGCTCAATCCAGCCCTGACTTACTGTAATAAACCAGTAAGACTGCTGCCCGTAGCGAAGCTGAGACTTCAAGTTCATCTTACTGGCTGGAGCTAGAGcgtggaggtggaggtggggaACTGACGAGAATGGAGGGAGATGAAACCCCAGcctacaaaataaaattaacaaaaagatattacaacatgaaaaaaaacctgtttaatTTGAAAGCATAATAAAATTCTAAGTGATAAAGAGTCGCAGCTCATCACAGGGATTGTTTTACCTGACGTCATCGAGGCTGCAGACTTTGTTCTTCTCCAGTATACTTCTTCCCATTTGTTCCATCCGCTCCACTGTCAACAAATAAAACTTATCGGCGATGTGCGATCAGAAAGTCAAGATTATGCAAGACAGTTTTACACATATGTACATATACTCCCTAGCCACTTTATTAAGCACACCTgaacattaacacaaatatcgaatcagccaatcacatagcaGCACCTCAGTGTATGTAGACATGGTTCAAACAGAACGTTAGAATGAGGGAGAAAGGTGACTGACGTGAcattgaatgtggcatggttgctGCTATCAAACGGGCTGTTGTAGGCATTTCAAAAACTGAGctactgggattttttttttcccataaaACCATCATTAGAGTTTACAGAGgtctgaaaatgtgaaaatatccAGCGAgtagcagttctctgggtgaaaatggcttgttgatgacagaggtcagaggagaatggccagactgcttcgagctgataggaaggaaCTCAAATCAACACGCTTTGTAAccgaggtatgcagaagagcatctctgaaagcacaagcctaaaaaaatggtttgtgaacagtcaccagatctcagtccagtaGAGCTCATTTGGCGCGTAGCGGAACAGGAAATTTGTATCATGGGTGTGCAGCTGATTTCTGAAGACACAATT from Maylandia zebra isolate NMK-2024a linkage group LG15, Mzebra_GT3a, whole genome shotgun sequence includes the following:
- the LOC101481312 gene encoding adenosine 5'-monophosphoramidase HINT3, with amino-acid sequence MGTLEASGIDDCKFCEIVNNKTDTEILLSDDELVCFRDMKPGATHHYLVIPRMHISNCKTLKMDNIPLVERMEQMGRSILEKNKVCSLDDVRLGFHLPPFSSVPHLHLHALAPASKMNLKSQLRYGQQSYWFITVDKVLSQLKTHGKVK